Genomic segment of Kibdelosporangium phytohabitans:
TGCGTCGGGTCGGTCGCGACCTCGGCGCTGGACATCGTGCTGCGGGACGAGGAGATCAAGTCGAAGATGGAACAGGCGACCCCGCTCGGCGTCATCGGCGAACCGGAAGACATCGCCTCGGCAGTGCTGTACCTGGTCAGCGCGGCCGGGAAGTTCGTCACCGGCAAGGTGCTCGAGGTCGACGGAGGCACCGAGCGACCCACACTCGACCTCGGCTTGGAGGATCTGTGACCTATCGCGTCGTCCAGTGGAGCACGGGCAACGTCGGCCGCCACGCGATCGCGGGCATCGATGCCCGACGGGACACCGAACTCGCGGGCGTCTGGGTGTCCGCACCGGACAAAGTCGGCCGGGACGCCGGTGACCTCGCCGGGCTGGGCCGTGACCTGGGGGTGCGGGCGACGAACGACGCGGAAGCGTTGCTGGCGTTGAAACCCGACTGCGTCGTCTACACCGCGATGGCCGACGACCGGCTCGGCGAAGCGCTGGACGACCTCGCCATGATCCTGCGCGCCGGGATCAACGTCGTGTCGAGCTCACCCGTGTTCCTCCAGTTCCCCGACGGCGTCGTGCCCGACGAGGTGTCCGGCCCGATCAAGGCAGCCGCGGCGGAGGGCAACGCCTCCCTGTGGGTCAACGGGATCGACCCCGGCTTCGCCAACGACGCGCTCCCCCTGCTGCTGACCGGGATCAGCGAACGCGTCGACGAGGTCCGCTGCCAGGAGATCCTGGACTACTCGACGTACGACAACCGCAAAGTCCTCTTCGACATCATGGGATTCGGCGCGAAACCGGGCGACACCCCGCTGCTGCTGCAGCCGGGCGTGCTCGAACTCGCGTGGGGCAGCGTCGTCCGGCAGATCGCCGCGGGCCTGGACGTCGCCCTCGACTCGGTCACCGCGACCCACTCGATCGTCCCCGCACCGGAAGCGTTCGAGATCAAGTCGGGCACGATCGAAGCCGGGACGGCCGCTGCTTTGCGCTTCGAAGTTGCCGGGGTGGTCGGCGGCAAGGCGGTTTGTGTCCTCGAGCACGTCACACGGCTTCGTGCCGACCTGGCGCCGGACTGGCCCCAGCCCGTCGGGAACGGCAGCTACCGCGTGATCGTCACGGGTGAGCCGACTATCACCGTCGACTTGCGATTGATGGCCGCGGACGGCGACCACAACACCGCGGGGTTGAAGACGACCGCGATGCGCCTGGTCAACGCCATCCCTGCGGTTGTGGAGGCCGCTCCTGGTCTTCTCACCGCTCTTGACCTTCCTCTTGTCACTGGTCGCGGGCTTGTGGGTCGCTGAAGTTTCTTGTCCCTCGCCGGGTGGCAGACCTCGTGCCGAGTCGGGCTCGCGTGCCTGCTTTCCCTTCTTCGCTGCTATTCGCCCAGGAACTTCCGGGCGGCTTCGAGCGCGGTTTCGGCGTCCTTGGCTGAGCCGACGGAGAGTTCGAGTTTGCCGCCGTCCTTCGACGTCAGCTTCAACGTCACCTTCTTTGCGTTGCGGGTGACGATCAGCCAGTCCTTCACCGACCGGATCAGGGTGCCCGCCGTCGCACTTGTCAGCAGGACGACCACCGCGTCCAGGACGGCGCCCATCTCGCCTTCTTCGATCGGTGCCGCGTCGAGCTTCACGCGTCCGCGCAGGTCGTCCTCGTCGCGCAGCCAGTTCCCGAGCGAGCGCAGATCGTCTTCGGTGCCGTCAACTGTGATCGACGCGTTCTCTTCCGCCATGGGGAACACATTAGCCGCCCGGAAACGCGAACCAGCCCGGCATCACGCCGGGCTGTTTCCGCTTCGTTGCCTTGTCGCTCAGTCTTTCTTCGGCTCGGCTTCCGGCTCGTCCTTCTTCACGGCCTCGTCGCCGTCCTTGGCTTCCACCGCCGCCACTGGGACCTTCGCGGTTTTCTCGTCGTCCTTCTTGCCGTCCGTGTCCTCGTCGTCGGTGTCGGACGCTTCGGCTTCCTCTTCCGCGTCGTCGGACACCTCGATCGGTGCCGGGTCCTGCGGGGTGCCGTCGCCGCGCAGCAGCGCCAGGTCTTCGCGTTCGCCCTTGCTGCGGCCCATGATGAAGTACACGACCGCGCCGATGAAGACCAGGATCGAGACCCACACGTTCACCCGGACGCCGAACACGAGCGTGGCGTCGTCGGTACGCATCAGCTCGATCCACGTGCGGCCGAGGGTGTACCCGGCGACGTACAGGGCGAACGCACGGCCGTGGCCGAGGCGCATCTTCTTGTCGACGTACACCACCAGCAGCGCCACCGCGAGGTTCCACAGCAGTTCGTAGAGGAACGTCGGGTGCACGATCGCGATCGGGGTGTGGTCGACCGCGACACCGGAGAGCTGGTCGGCGATCCCCGTGTTCGGGTTCACGCGCTGGTAGATCTCCAGACCCCACGGCAGGGTCGTCGGACCGCCGTAGAGCTCCTGGTTGAAGTAGTTGCCTATCCGGCCGATCGCCTGGGCGGTGACGATTCCGGGCGCCACGGCGTCGGCGAACACCGGCAGCGGGATGCCCTTGCGTTTCGCGCCGAGCCAGGCGCCGACGGCACCGAGCGCGATCGCGCCCCAGATGCCCAGTCCGCCTTCCCAGATCTTCAGCGCGTCGATCGGGTTCTTGCCCTCGCCGAAATACCGGTGGTAGTCGGTGATCACGTGGTACAGCCGGCCGCCGATCAGGCCGAACGGCACCGCGTACACCGCGATGTCCACTACCTCACCGGGGCGTCCGCCCCTGGCCTGCAGGCGTTTCTCGCCCCACCAGATCGCCACGATGATCCCGATGATGATGAAGATCGCGTACGCGCGAATCGGGATCGGGCCGATCTCCCACACACCCCGGTCTGGGCTCGGGATGTTAGCCAGAAAGACTGTCGCTCCGGTCACGAGGCCACACGGTAACGCCTCGCCTCCGCGGCCCGCATACCACCCTGGCCAGTGCTGACGTCAGGCGGTCTGACCAGCGGCGACGCGCGACCGGACGCCCTGGGCCAGTTCGGTGGCCAACGTACGGACCTCGTCGAGGCTCTCGCCCGCCTTGGTCACGAACGCCGAACCGACGATCACCGCGTCGGCGAAGGACGCGATTTCCGCCGCCTGCGCACCCGACCGCACACCGAGCCCCACACCGATCGGCATGCCTGTGTGCACGCGGACGCGTTCGACCAGGTCCGGTGCCGCGCTGCTGATGGAGTCCCGCGCGCCGGTCACGCCCATCACCGAGGCGGCGTAGAGGAATCCGCTCGACTTGGCGACCGTGCGCACGATGCGCTCCTCCGTGGACGCGGGCGCGACCAGGAAGATCCGGTCGAGGCCGTGCGCGTCCGACGCGGCGATCCACTCGTCGGCCTCGTCGACGATCAGGTCCGGCGTGATGATGCCCAGTCCGCCCGCCGCGGCGAGGTCACGCGCGAACGCGTCCACGCCGTAGTGGTAGACGGGGTTCCAGTACGACATCACGACGGCACGGCCACCGGCCGCCGCGACGCGCTCGACGACCGTGAAGATGTCCTTCACGCGGAATCCGCCGCGCAGGGCCTGGTCGGCCGCGTGCTGGATGGTCGGACCGTCGATCACCGGGTCGGAGAACGGCAGTCCGACCTCGACGACGTCGCAGCCGGACTCGACCATCGCGGTGAGTATCTCGGCCGAGCCGTCCACCGTCGGGTACCCGGCGGGCAGGTAGCCGACGAGCGCTGCCCTGTTGCCCGCCCTGGTCGCCTCGAAGAGCGTGTCCAGCGTGCCCATGGTCTAGTCCTCCCCCACGAGGCCGAAGAACTTGGCCGCGGTGTCCATGTCCTTGTCGCCCCTGCCGGAGAGGCTGACCAGGATCACGCCGTCCTCGCCGAGTTCCTTGCCCAGCTTGATCGCGCCGGCGAGGGCGTGCGACGACTCGATCGCCGGGATGATGCCCTCGGTGCGCGACAGCAGCTGGAAGGCCTCCATGGCCTCGGCGTCGGTCACCGAGTGGTACTCGGCGCGGCCGGAGTCCTTCAGGTGCGCGTGCTCCGGGCCGACGCCCGGGTAGTCCAGGCCCGCCGAGATCGAGTACGCCTCGACGATCTGGCCGTCGTCGTCCTGCAGCAGGTACGAACGCGAGCCGTGCAGCAGGCCGGGGGTGCCCTCGGACAGGGTGGCGCCGTGCTCGCCCGTGTCGACGCCGTGCCCGCCCGGCTCGAAGCCGACCAGGCGCACGTCCTTGTCGTCGACGAAGCCGTGGAAGATGCCGATCGCGTTGGAGCCCCCGCCGACGCACGCGGAGACCGCGTCCGGCAGCCGGCCGGCCTTCTCCAGCATCTGCCTGCGCGCCTCGATGCCGATGATCCGGTGGAAGTTGCGCACCATCAGCGGGAACGGGTGCGACGCGGCCGCGGTGCCGAGCAGGTAGTGCGTGGTGTCCACGTTGGTCACCCAGTCGCGCAGCGCCTCGTTGATGGCGTCCTTGAGCGTGCGCGAGCCTGCCTTGACCGGGATGACCTCGGCGCCGAGCAGGCGCATCCTGGCCACGTTGAGCGCCTGGCGCTCGGTGTCGACCTCGCCCATGTAGACGACGCAGTCGAGGTCGAGCAGCGCGCACGCGGTCGCGGTGGCCACGCCGTGCTGGCCCGCGCCGGTTTCCGCGATGACGCGCTTCTTGCCCATCCGCTTGGTGAGCAACGCCTGCCCCAGCACGTTGTTGATCTTGTGGGAGCCGGTGTGGTTGAGGTCTTCGCGCTTGAGCCAGATCTGCGCCCCGCCCGCGTGCCTGGCGAACCGCGGCGCCTCGGTCAGCAGCGAGGGACGGCCCGCGTAGTCACGCAGCAGCCGCAGCAGCTCGTCGACGAACTCGGGGTCCGTCCTGGCCTTGTCGTACTCGGCTTCCAGCTCCTCCAGCGCGGGAACCAGCGCCTCGGGGATGAACCGGCCGCCGAACGCGCCGAAGTAGCCGCGCTCGTCCGGGTCGTGCGCGTCGTGCTCGTGCCCGGTCTGCTGCCCGTTGCCCGCGCTCATCGGGACGGCCTCGGGCACGCCGGGTGCGAACCGGCCGTGACCAGTTTGGTCAGCGCCGCCTTGGGGTCGCCGCTGGCCACGAGGCCCTCGCCGACCAGCACCGCGTCGGCACCGGCACCGGCGTAGGCCATCAGGTCGCCGGGGCCGCGGACACCGGACTCGGCGATCTTGACGGTCTCGAACGGCAAACCCGGGGCGATCCGCGTGAACACCTCGCGGTCGACCTGGAGCGTGTGCAGGTCGCGGGCGTTGACGCCGATCACCGACGCGCCCGCCTCCAGCGCGCGGTCGGCCTCCTCCGCGGTGTGCACCTCGACCAGCGCGGTCATGCCGAGCGACTCCACGCGGTCGAGCAGGCCGACCAACGTGTTCTGCTCGAGCG
This window contains:
- the trpA gene encoding tryptophan synthase subunit alpha, which translates into the protein MGTLDTLFEATRAGNRAALVGYLPAGYPTVDGSAEILTAMVESGCDVVEVGLPFSDPVIDGPTIQHAADQALRGGFRVKDIFTVVERVAAAGGRAVVMSYWNPVYHYGVDAFARDLAAAGGLGIITPDLIVDEADEWIAASDAHGLDRIFLVAPASTEERIVRTVAKSSGFLYAASVMGVTGARDSISSAAPDLVERVRVHTGMPIGVGLGVRSGAQAAEIASFADAVIVGSAFVTKAGESLDEVRTLATELAQGVRSRVAAGQTA
- a CDS encoding effector-associated constant component EACC1, with protein sequence MAEENASITVDGTEDDLRSLGNWLRDEDDLRGRVKLDAAPIEEGEMGAVLDAVVVLLTSATAGTLIRSVKDWLIVTRNAKKVTLKLTSKDGGKLELSVGSAKDAETALEAARKFLGE
- the trpB gene encoding tryptophan synthase subunit beta, which translates into the protein MSAGNGQQTGHEHDAHDPDERGYFGAFGGRFIPEALVPALEELEAEYDKARTDPEFVDELLRLLRDYAGRPSLLTEAPRFARHAGGAQIWLKREDLNHTGSHKINNVLGQALLTKRMGKKRVIAETGAGQHGVATATACALLDLDCVVYMGEVDTERQALNVARMRLLGAEVIPVKAGSRTLKDAINEALRDWVTNVDTTHYLLGTAAASHPFPLMVRNFHRIIGIEARRQMLEKAGRLPDAVSACVGGGSNAIGIFHGFVDDKDVRLVGFEPGGHGVDTGEHGATLSEGTPGLLHGSRSYLLQDDDGQIVEAYSISAGLDYPGVGPEHAHLKDSGRAEYHSVTDAEAMEAFQLLSRTEGIIPAIESSHALAGAIKLGKELGEDGVILVSLSGRGDKDMDTAAKFFGLVGED
- the lgt gene encoding prolipoprotein diacylglyceryl transferase; amino-acid sequence: MTGATVFLANIPSPDRGVWEIGPIPIRAYAIFIIIGIIVAIWWGEKRLQARGGRPGEVVDIAVYAVPFGLIGGRLYHVITDYHRYFGEGKNPIDALKIWEGGLGIWGAIALGAVGAWLGAKRKGIPLPVFADAVAPGIVTAQAIGRIGNYFNQELYGGPTTLPWGLEIYQRVNPNTGIADQLSGVAVDHTPIAIVHPTFLYELLWNLAVALLVVYVDKKMRLGHGRAFALYVAGYTLGRTWIELMRTDDATLVFGVRVNVWVSILVFIGAVVYFIMGRSKGEREDLALLRGDGTPQDPAPIEVSDDAEEEAEASDTDDEDTDGKKDDEKTAKVPVAAVEAKDGDEAVKKDEPEAEPKKD
- a CDS encoding diacylglycerol kinase, encoding MTYRVVQWSTGNVGRHAIAGIDARRDTELAGVWVSAPDKVGRDAGDLAGLGRDLGVRATNDAEALLALKPDCVVYTAMADDRLGEALDDLAMILRAGINVVSSSPVFLQFPDGVVPDEVSGPIKAAAAEGNASLWVNGIDPGFANDALPLLLTGISERVDEVRCQEILDYSTYDNRKVLFDIMGFGAKPGDTPLLLQPGVLELAWGSVVRQIAAGLDVALDSVTATHSIVPAPEAFEIKSGTIEAGTAAALRFEVAGVVGGKAVCVLEHVTRLRADLAPDWPQPVGNGSYRVIVTGEPTITVDLRLMAADGDHNTAGLKTTAMRLVNAIPAVVEAAPGLLTALDLPLVTGRGLVGR